In Megalobrama amblycephala isolate DHTTF-2021 linkage group LG10, ASM1881202v1, whole genome shotgun sequence, one DNA window encodes the following:
- the LOC125276674 gene encoding neuroblast differentiation-associated protein AHNAK-like isoform X2, with protein MPCEEPEALEEERPRPQGSSPVEEFPTTEKYEKQAEGDFYDSPTKSSKKSKRIGFGGLFDKRSSAKMNQTEDMQNDQSEMIVKTEKEVCAEGLVVSGGGKDGLFIKEVKPESPASKHLSVKEGDQILSATVYFDDVSYEDALRILEHAQPYKVAFCLKRKPPPRTQEEAETMRPDITIGEEAEREEEGGGPEMRGRRKTKKQYDRISWPKFPTFSKGRRANFKRSHSTSEAEEQRKLEISPPTSDTESPLKSPLKSPDGKEKKKTHKMKLKMRMAGCRSKSVEETQENEEVPTTDNMEVLDNQIIMNIAVEPGTNVLESPKILNEAENTDATKERNEYTFLTSPATESLHKAELISLDTTLKTTDITVALGEDGKERKERSELRVSTPGKDKYEIETESQLKSSTSGMRTSDTSAFDNIMDSPNVISQIEAVGHQVDSDGKPLTKEVLEKTQKSEEMDMDIPKVEVSLDMPDVGPMSKSPRNGSDKEKKERNVLETESYGIRTRGPMADIATSKSHFANTVNRLEFTPDTFEIQTKQDVSSTVMDTKKPITPTPVISQPKSHALEVDKSGKSIGGSTDIEVTTKANIESNFKLPKVDLSEFNQEDLITIRQRDPNKVPLLKREEIEIPGMEDKGSKAKLKSPRIKEQKIEKIINISKAGKPRAHGEAEEFNVEDVKEAVSKFPAFKLPERDITGVLVQREIKIMEMKTDKTGMTPKGSPCKISSMSTEINIKLPDTMDKEEQRLSPVASKDQAILLPKSEQFHLDETGITESKIDKSKIKPADHKPKTGKMLARDKISTSSDVKFKLPKREDIEIPGMEAIEQSVQLQKIKVAKDTDTQDEAVKDYTDTDIKADKKRHEKKSKKTKVSMPSFGIMTPDIHFPGFAIELPIKATSSKRDDDEIKEMKTGAKISLDEEHVFEKSQKGESCAPEHETKKAHDIEGDLTIKHDVCIGTVKETSKQDVEGELKAEIKSKDTDTSPHKKKMPKLKMPKLGGKSMKGTTEVTTKEDVTVEENEIIEVVLDSEKRTSETDPKAYSSEKDKNWSKLKMPSIDVSVPKMKIPKTEGKSKQEETGLSTPEIHAGVECSKDYISSETTQKPKKERVGKVDMKVEAVEDAREESGFTLIKFGIALPTEKTEEGGVLPEESKKSIIKVSGKTEVEPSELPQAEIKETESKMKKRKISFPKFGFSKSDTKVSDADITLPAAQVSLQGADGTELDVESKTTDIEAEFKDSTDSPTKFRLPTIKLPKFGVSFPKTTDAGADIQMPEVSTDETTKDVKLPEAKLSVESTALSDTKGLEMTLSVSKPEVDLSVPEGKTEIKGISIPKVDGFQKKEIKSSEDISFSKPEVDASLTYHIGEIPAAEFSKPDIKAADIDVSLPQIDVSIPEGSVEIKESDVNFTILKDDAEHKDLTTGGTPVKFKLPSFNLPKFGGKSSKVVKDMPFVDIDFEEPDVSLPETQISMKLEDDAEGQCVSVDKEVTVTQHKFGISLPKVEARKPADSMDKEESIIDTKKSNAESDHAQKDPRSPTKMKLPTIKFPKFGVSFPKSTDADFDSQMTEVTTDDPTMEIKVPEADLSGELPSLPEMKPPQIVLSVSKPEVDISTTEVEKAFDAHCEKKKEKVLSPDRAFSKPEVKMSLVGHGLDQEATIEDLKVQAEKLEMEVKVPSGTVDVVIPEAKEKESEIKLKKRKMSFPKFGFSKSDTKIPEADTSLQKEGISVPDTEIKETEVTIPAPEVEVQLKTKSTSGSPSKFKLPTISLPKFDISISKTGEESIAKTDDDAQSEIKAASAVASQDKGTGDIEPSKATFESLPVDAEIKIQDTDPGGQGSRFMMPKFEFSFPKLKGPEFKKGASRTDVEKLEATLKHDIESAEGKADEKQKASLKMEVTMKKPEVPSSEHEFSKQDVKAPEINVERGDTSMAVGEVDVNLESDMNIQTTEMLKDDSTTGGSPFKFKLPTFKLPKFGSSSSKVKTEITDLRGEEITLEAEDIFTSGEASDLQIDFNVPSQELKKPSISVDQPKVDTGGQYTLSLTEAKSSKAEVDISLPETKLGELSAKAEVPQAKIESKIDQEVDLKDPGIKMKRQGFSFPKFGFSKPDIKAPETDVNLAQVDTPEPEGDVKLKESINITVSNVEAEQKDTTTFGATTTFKLPSINFPKIGGQAMEEEKTMPDVDIAVKEPEVSSPYTQIKISGEAPSVDIKGPHLATEGQSVSVNLKVEDAELVGQGGKLKMPKFGIDLPKVKGLDLSASKTEDMAEVQEIDLKKTEITTEGKIHPPERDSKGLDVKIKTLPEFGVSKPDVKAPEVDVSIQKTDISIPEGSMNLDEANMDIKVSKVESDQKGSTIFGSPTKFKLPSISFPKFGAKSQKGALDVNVTDSELEGTNIKSDISKPDVKLQVQPPSDESKVEKSADMPEADSKGQQVKVKRPSFSFPKFGFSKPNIATPEVDVSIQKVEVSIPEGNVPIKEQTVEVTFPGREDEQKELTIVSSPTKFKLPEVNLPKFGVKSSKGTASLPSADKDIKGIEITAHEPDIKMSEQVPKIEKEADIHATIRETDINLAEGKVILPQPDVDVQGISIEGKADIPEVDLKGLDVKLKKSSFSLPKFGFSKPDIKGHDVDASQPKADMSMQEGNISVKGQDAEIHFGDEMNKQEDPTHTKFKMPSINFPKFGHKYPKSTSDFPEADVDIKEPEISFSETGEVQTTDMETNIDIKGPTVNVDIKVKEMDTDGTGSKFKLPNFGIGMPKVKEIETEGKEINIETGLLCEGKVHVQQPDVEIQNVTIEGKTDKVEVDSKGMKVKLPKLGFSKPDLKAPEIDVSLPKADMGTSLGHVDVSEQSVEIKLPEEQPDLKEDTFGSPTRFKLPTFNFPKFGTKTSKDTVDIPTAHVDISEVSLTDKKLNMSGEVASVDMKEPTINVEYPSIEMDIKGKDKEQQESKFKLPKFGIALPTTKGPESDQGFKKALTETEVKMSGDVLTTDKKELKLPKGSVELDMQASEMTTDISLQGTTEMGESERDGKTEITSPQFGSPTKFKLPTIKFPKFGFSTSKVTTDAPDSEIKEIKGSSVDYEIETSKVDQSDDIECKTAEIETPSIDINIKAKEINQEGQETKFKLPKFGISLPKVKGPEVTVTAKEIKTGTPEVTVTAKEVKTGTPEIGITEPEIKIAADDASLPKLDIALEGSSSLEKTEVETELKDDNVAVSGSPSKFKLPTFKMPKFGMSAQKTSDAKGKVAEVNVPDTKTDLNIKDKPLQVEVPKDIHREGEIKETTEQPPEVAVKKLEGDKGSPSKFKLPTIKMPKMSLSRTKSQDGEDDTTIKAHAPEAKTEPKDDAQGSGKSPRFTMPRLEDVLSGFEVEFNVPTIEEMEAQMDKPSVKQDQEAGEKVEEAAEHKDKGVQEKSKFKFKFPKLGFSQSSDESDKLADAKIEESEKHLEASADQKSAVSKEQEKTEKGSWFKFSFSSPTKTTKSDEKEEIIKPPEEAKKSDDVEKESSKAQEEPEKNSLSEAVEENISPTLSLMSSDAFADVSSALTTEQIGLSQTSPTKVKVKYAEPTATVGVNDVQTNVVTSTARCELISMEPHQPEKVNIPFSSDMSSPSVDTLKQMSGEIHVITSNIQAIPETQQAAILTNLDAHGIHTSPLQITLGSDSVLTVEETRVQSGKQTLVEKHVVKETLHDDKETIIVTQRTRVFEGDSAEPISDETASSIRRLRDTVHTEKMRFFDSVEKREEVTVVSYETSLRHVDSSTDENGGN; from the exons ATGCCATGTGAGGAACCTGAAGCTTTAGAGGAGGAAAGACCTCGTCCTCAGGGCTCCTCTCCTGTTGAGGAATTCCCCACCACAGAAAAATACGAAAAACAG GCTGAAGGTGACTTCTATGACTCACCCACCAAGAGTTccaaaaaaagcaaaaggaTTGGTTTCGGCGGACTGTTTGACAAGCGTTCCTCTGCCAAGATGAATCAAACAGAG GACATGCAAAATGATCAGTCAGAAATGATAGTGAAAACTGAAAAAGAAGTCTGTGCTGAGGGTTTGGTTGTAAGTGGAGGGGGAAAGGATGGCCTCTTCATCAAGGAAGTAAAACCAGAGTCACCTGCCTCAAAGCATCTAAGCGTGAAAGAGG GTGATCAGATTCTTAGTGCTACAGTATACTTTGATGATGTGTCATATGAAGACGCCCTCCGGATTCTTGAGCATGCTCAACCATATAAAGTGGCTTTCTGTCTAAAACGCAAACCACCTCCAagaacccaggaagaagctgaGACAATGAGGCCAGATATAACCATT GGTGAGGAGGCTGAGCGAGAAGAGGAAGGAGGAGGACCAGAAATGAGAGGTAGAAGAAAGACGAAAAAACAATATGATCGCATTTCTTGGCCCAAATTCCCCACCTTTAGCAAAGGTCGCAGGGCGAATTTTAAGAGATCTCACAGCACATCAGAAGCAGAAGAACAGAGAAAATTAGAGATAAGTCCACCAACAAGTGACACAGAATCTCCTCTTAAGTCTCCATTAAAATCCCCAGAtggaaaagagaagaaaaagacaCACAAAATGAAACTTAAGATGAGGATGGCAGGCTGCAGGAGCAAGTCTGTTGAAGAAACCCAAGAAAATGAAGAGGTGCCAACAACAGACAATATGGAAGTCTTGGACAACCAAATTATTATGAATATAGCTGTAGAGCCAGGGACTAATGTGCTAGAGAGCCCTAAAATCTTGAATGAAGCTGAAAATACTGACGCAACTAAAGAAAGGAATGAATATACATTCCTGACTTCGCCAGCGACTGAATCACTGCATAAGGCTGAGCTCATCAGTTTGGACACTACTTTAAAGACTACTGATATTACAGTTGCTCTTGGAGAGGATGGAAAAGAAAGGAAAGAGAGATCAGAACTGAGGGTTAGTACTCCAGGAAAGGATAAATATGAAATAGAAACAGAGAGCCAATTAAAATCCTCCACAAGTGGCATGCGAACTTCGGATACATCAGCATTCGACAATATTATGGATAGTCCTAATGTAATATCACAAATTGAAGCAGTTGGGCATCAAGTTGATTCCGATGGCAAACCATTAACTAAAGAGGTTTTAGAGAAGACACAAAagtcagaagaaatggacatgGACATACCTAAAGTTGAGGTTTCTCTTGACATGCCAGATGTAGGACCAATGAGCAAATCACCAAGAAATGGCAGCGAcaaggaaaagaaagaaagaaacgttCTAGAAACAGAAAGTTATGGGATTCGAACTAGGGGACCAATGGCAGATATAGCCACATCAAAGAGTCATTTTGCAAACACAGTAAACAGACTAGAATTTACACCAGACACTTTTGAGATTCAAACAAAACAAGATGTCTCTTCAACAGTCATGGACACAAAGAAACCAATCACTCCAACACCAGTTATATCCCAGCCAAAATCACATGCTCTGGAAGTGGACAAAAGCGGGAAGAGTATTGGGGGTAGCACAGACATTGAAGTAACAACAAAAGCAAATATTGAATCAAATTTTAAACTACCTAAGGTGGATCTCTCTGAATTCAACCAGGAAGACTTGATAACTATAAGACAAAGAGACCCAAACAAAGTGCCTCTCCTGAAACGAGAGGAAATTGAGATTCCTGGCATGGAGGACAAAGGATCAAAAGCCAAGCTTAAGTCTCCTAGAATTAAGGAACAAAAAATTGAGAAGATAATAAATATCTCAAAAGCAGGAAAACCCCGAGCTCATGGGGAAGCAGAAGAGTTTAATGTTGAGGATGTAAAAGAAGCAGTATCAAAATTCCCTGCCTTTAAATTACCTGAGAGAGATATCACAGGAGTCCTTGTACAGAGAGAGATCAAAATCATGGAAATGAAAACAGACAAGACTGGCATGACACCTAAAGGATCCCCTTGTAAAATTTCGAGCATGagcacagaaataaacattaagTTGCCTGACACAATGGATAAAGAAGAACAGAGACTTTCTCCTGTTGCTTCAAAAGATCAAGCCATCCTGTTACCTAAAAGTGAACAATTTCATCTTGACGAAACCGGTATAACTGAGAGCAAAATAGACAAATCAAAAATTAAGCCAGCAGACCACAAACCAAAAACTGGCAAAATGTTAGCGAGGGATAAAATAAGTACATCCTCAGATGTAAAATTCAAACTTCCAAAGCGTGAAGACATTGAAATACCAGGAATGGAAGCCATTGAACAATCAGTTCAACTGCAAAAAATCAAAGTAGCCAAAGATACAGACACTCAAGATGAGGCTGTGAAAGACTACACTGATACAGATATCAAAGCTgacaaaaaaagacatgaaaagaAATCAAAGAAAACAAAGGTATCAATGCCTAGTTTTGGGATCATGACTCCTGACATTCACTTCCCTGGTTTCGCGATTGAATTACCAATAAAGGCCACATCATCTAAAAGAGATGATGATGAAATTAAGGAGATGAAAACTGGAGCAAAAATATCTCTTGATGAAGAACATGTCTTTGAAAAATCTCAAAAAGGTGAAAGCTGTGCACCTGAGCATGAAACTAAAAAAGCACATGATATAGAGGGTGATCTAACAATCAAACATGACGTTTGCATTGGCACTGTTAAGGAAACCTCAAAACAAGATGTTGAAGGAGAACTGAAGGCTGAAATCAAAAGCAAAGACACAGATACCTCTCCACATAAAAAGAAAATGCCTAAATTAAAAATGCCCAAACTTGGAGGGAAATCTATGAAAGGAACAACTGAAGTCACCACAAAAGAGGATGTTACAGTggaagaaaatgaaataatagaGGTTGTATTAGATTCTGAGAAGAGAACATCTGAGACTGATCCTAAAGCATATAGTTCAGAAAAGGACAAAAACTGGAGTAAATTAAAAATGCCAAGCATAGATGTTTCtgttccaaaaatgaaaatccccAAGACAGAGGGAAAATCAAAGCAGGAGGAAACTGGGCTCTCAACACCTGAAATTCATGCAGGTGTTGAATGTAGCAAAGACTACATTTCTAGTGAGACTACACAAAAGCCGAAAAAAGAAAGGGTTGGGAAAGTTGACATGAAGGTTGAGGCTGTGGAAGATGCTCGAGAGGAGAGTGGATTTACACTGATCAAGTTTGGTATCGCATTGCCAACGGAGAAAACAGAAGAAGGTGGTGTGTTACCAGAGGAATCTAAAAAATCCATCATCAAGGTTAGTGGAAAAACTGAAGTGGAGCCATCTGAACTACCACAAGCTGAAATAAAAGAAACAGAGTCTAAAATGAAGAAAAGGAAAATATCATTTCCCAAATTTGGATTCTCTAAATCAGATACTAAAGTATCTGATGCTGACATAACTCTTCCAGCTGCACAGGTCTCTTTACAAGGTGCAGATGGGACAGAACTAGATGTTGAAAGTAAGACAACAGACATAGAAGCTGAATTCAAGGATTCAACAGATTCTCCCACAAAATTTAGACTTCCCACGATTAAACTTCCCAAATTTGGAGTTTCATTTCCAAAGACAACAGACGCTGGGGCTGATATTCAAATGCCTGAAGTCAGCACAGATGAAACTACAAAGGATGTTAAATTGCCTGAAGCTAAATTATCTGTAGAATCTACAGCACTATCTGACACAAAAGGCCTGGAGATGACTCTCAGTGTATCCAAACCTGAAGTTGACTTGTCTGTACCTGAGggaaaaacagaaatcaaaggTATTAGCATTCCAAAAGTAGATGGCtttcagaaaaaagaaataaaatcatcTGAAGATATTTCATTTTCTAAACCAGAGGTTGATGCTAGTCTGACTTACCATATTGGAGAAATTCCAGCTGCTGAGTTTTCAAAACCGGACATCAAAGCTGCAGACATTGATGTCAGTCTTCCACAGATTGATGTATCCATTCCAGAAGGTTCTGTGGAAATAAAAGAGTCAGATGtgaatttcacaattttaaaggATGATGCTGAACATAAAGATCTAACAACTGGTGGTACACCAGTAAAGTTTAAACTCCCCTCTTTCAACTTACCAAAATTTGGTGGGAAATCATCCAAGGTAGTGAAAGACATGCCCTTTGTAGATATAGATTTTGAAGAACCTGATGTAAGCCTTCCCGAAACACAAATAAGCATGAAATTAGAAGATGATGCAGAAGGTCAATGTGTTAGTGTAGACAAGGAGGTTACAGTTACACAGCATAAATTTGGCATTAGCCTTCCAAAGGTTGAAGCCCGCAAGCCAGCTGATAGTATGGACAAAGAAGAATCAATTATAGACACCAAAAAATCAAATGCAGAGTCTGACCATGCTCAGAAAGATCCAAGATCTccaacaaaaatgaaacttcccACAATTAAATTTCCAAAATTTGGTGTCTCATTTCCAAAATCAACAGATGCAGACTTTGACAGTCAAATGACTGAAGTCACCACAGATGACCCTACCATGGAAATTAAAGTGCCAGAAGCTGACCTGTCTGGAGAACTGCCATCATTACCTGAAATGAAACCCCCACAAATTGTTCTAAGTGTTTCAAAACCTGAAGTGGATATATCTACAACAGAGGTAGAAAAGGCTTTTGATGCACactgtgaaaagaaaaaagaaaaggtaTTGTCTCCCGACCGTGCATTTTCTAAACCAGAGGTTAAGATGAGCCTTGTAGGTCATGGTCTTGATCAGGAAGCAACTATAGAAGATCTGAAAGTGCAAGCCGAGAAACTTGAGATGGAAGTCAAAGTTCCTTCAGGTACAGTAGATGTAGTCATCCCTGAGGCCAAAGAAAAAGAGAGTgaaattaaacttaaaaaacgTAAAATGTCATTTCCAAAATTTGGCTTTTCCAAATCTGATACTAAGATCCCTGAGGCTGACACCAGTCTTCAAAAAGAAGGAATATCTGTGCCAGACACTGAGATCAAGGAGACTGAGGTGACGATTCCTGCTCCAGAGGTTGAAGTCCAGTTGAAAACCAAAAGTACTTCTGGTTCTCCATCTAAATTCAAGCTTCCAACAATTTCTCTCCCTAAATTTGACATTTCCATTTCAAAGACTGGAGAAGAGTCTATTGCAAAAACTGATGATGATGCACAGTCAGAAATAAAGGCAGCATCAGCAGTTGCATCACAAGATAAAGGTACAGGAGATATAGAACCATCAAAAGCAACTTTCGAATCCCTACCGGTGGATGCTGAAATAAAGATTCAAGACACTGATCCTGGAGGTCAAGGGAGTCGATTTATGATGCCCAaatttgaattttcatttccaaAGCTAAAGGGACCAGAATTTAAAAAGGGTGCATCAAGAACCGATGTAGAAAAACTAGAGGCTACACTTAAACATGACATTGAGAGTGCTGAGGGAAAAGCAGACGAAAAGCAGAAGGCTTCTTTGAAAATGGAGGTAACAATGAAAAAGCCAGAAGTGCCAAGCTCAGAGCATGAATTTTCTAAACAAGATGTTAAAGCTCCAGAGATTAATGTTGAGAGAGGTGATACATCTATGGCAGTAGGTGAAGTGGATGTGAATCTTGAGTCTGACATGAATATTCAAACAACAGAGATGTTAAAAGATGATTCAACCACCGGAGGGTCACCGTTCAAATTCAAACTTCCTACTTTCAAACTACCCAAATTTGGAAGTTCATCTTCCAaagtaaaaactgaaataacagATTTGAGGGGTGAGGAAATTACTTTGGAGGCTGAAGATATATTTACATCAGGAGAAGCATCAGACTTACAAATTGACTTTAATGTGCCCAGTCAAGAGCTGAAGAAACCCTCAATCAGTGTTGATCAGCCAAAGGTAGATACTGGAGGTCAATACACCCTGTCACTTACAGAGGCCAAATCATCAAAGGCAGAAGTTGATATTTCTTTACCAGAGACAAAACTCGGGGAACTGTCAGCTAAAGCGGAAGTACCACAAGCTAAAATAGAAAGCAAAATAGATCAAGAAGTTGATTTAAAAGACCCAggtataaaaatgaaaagacaagGCTTTTCCTTTCCTAAATTTGGATTTTCTAAACCAGATATCAAGGCCCCAGAGACTGATGTCAATCTTGCACAAGTTGATACCCCTGAACCAGAAGGTGATGTGAAATTGAAAGAAAGTATCAATATCACAGTGTCAAATGTTGAGGCTGAGCAAAAAGATACAACAACTTTTGGTGCCACAACAACATTTAAACTCCCTTCAATCAATTTCCCAAAGATTGGAGGACAAGCTATGGAGGAAGAGAAAACAATGCCAGATGTAGATATAGCTGTTAAAGAACCTGAAGTGAGCAGTCcatatacacaaataaaaatatcaggTGAAGCCCCATCAGTTGACATAAAGGGACCTCATCTAGCAACAGAGGGTCAATCTGTAAGTGTGAACTTAAAGGTTGAGGATGCTGAACTTGTAGGACAGGGTGGGAAGCTTAAGATGCCAAAGTTCGGTATTGACCTTCCTAAAGTAAAAGGGCTTGATTTAAGTGCATCAAAGACAGAGGATATGGCTGAAGTACAGGAAATTGATCTTAAAAAAACAGAGATAACAACTGAGGGGAAAATTCACCCACCAGAACGTGATTCTAAAGGCCTAGATGTGAAGATAAAAACACTACCCGAATTTGGGGTTTCAAAACCAGATGTAAAAGCCCCTGAGGTTGATGTAAGTATCCAAAAAACTGATATCTCCATACCAGAAGGCAGTATGAACCTAGATGAAGCAAATATGGACATTAAAGTGTCAAAGGTGGAGTCTGACCAAAAGGGTTCAACAATTTTTGGATCTCCAACAAAGTTTAAACTCCCTTCAATCAGCTTCCCGAAATTTGGCGCTAAATCACAAAAAGGAGCATTAGACGTTAATGTAACTGACTCAGAACTAGAAGGaacaaatataaaaagtgatatttCTAAACCTGATGTTAAATTACAAGTACAGCCACCCAGTGATGAATCTAAAGTTGAAAAGAGTGCCGACATGCCTGAGGCTGATTCCAAAGGACAGCAAGTAAAAGTGAAGAGACCAAGCTTTTCATTTCCTAAGTTTGGGTTTTCCAAACCAAACATTGCAACTCCAGAAGTTGATGTCAGCATACAAAAAGTTGAAGTATCTATACCAGAGGGTAATGTACCCATAAAAGAACAAACAGTAGAAGTTACATTTCCAGGAAGAGAAGATGAACAGAAAGAACTAACAATTGTTAGTTCCCCAACCAAATTTAAACTACCAGAAGTTAACCTGCCAAAATTTGGAGTCAAAAGTTCAAAAGGTACAGCAAGTTTACCATCAGCAGATAAGGACATTAAAGGAATAGAAATTACTGCTCACGAACCAGACATCAAGATGTCTGAACAAGTGCCAAAAATTGAAAAAGAGGCAGATATACATGCCACAATAAGAGAAACTGATATTAATCTAGCAGAAGGTAAGGTGATACTACCCCAACCTGATGTTGATGTTCAAGGCATATCCATTGAAGGCAAAGCAGATATACCTGAAGTTGACTTGAAAGGGCTTGATGTGAAATTGAAGAAGTCAAgcttttcacttccaaaatttGGTTTTTCAAAACCAGATATTAAGGGGCATGATGTTGATGCCAGTCAACCAAAGGCAGATATGTCTATGCAAGAGGGCAACATATCTGTTAAAGGCCAAGATGCAGAAATACATTTCGGAGATGAAATGAACAAACAAGAAGATCCAACGCATACAAAGTTTAAGATGCCCTCAATCAACTTCCCAAAGTTTGGACACAAATATCCAAAGTCCACATCTGATTTTCCAGAAGCTGATGTAGATATCAAAGAACCTGAAATCAGTTTCTCAGAAACAGGAGAGGTACAAACCACTGACATGGAAACAAACATAGATATTAAGGGGCCTACTGTTAATGTTGACATTAAGGTCAAAGAGATGGACACTGATGGGACAGGAAGTAAGTTCAAGCTGCCAAATTTTGGAATTGGCATGCCAAAAGTAAAGGAGATAGAGACGGAGGGTAAAGAAATAAACATAGAGACTGGCCTGCTGTGTGAAGGAAAAGTTCATGTACAACAGCCTGATGTTGAAATTCAAAATGTGACCATTGAGGGGAAAACAGATAAAGTTGAAGTTGATTCCAAAGGAATGAAAGTGAAACTTCCCAAACTGGGATTTTCAAAACCAGATCTTAAGGCTCCTGAAATTGATGTGAGTCTACCCAAAGCTGATATGGGCACGTCACTGGGACATGTTGATGTTTCAGAGCAATCGGTAGAAATTAAATTACCAGAAGAACAACCTGATTTGAAAGAGGACACTTTTGGCTCTCCAACAAGATTTAAACTTCCAACATTCAATTTCccaaaatttggaaccaaaacaTCAAAGGACACAGTGGATATTCCTACAGCACATGTGGACATCAGTGAAGTTAGCCTTACTGATAAGAAGTTAAACATGTCAGGAGAAGTAGCAAGTGTTGACATGAAAGAGCCAACAATAAATGTTGAGTATCCATCCATTGAGATGGACATTAAAGGAAAGGATAAAGAACAACAAGAGAGCAAATTTAAGCTTCCAAAATTTGGGATTGCTCTCCCAACAACTAAAGGTCCTGAGAGTGACCAAGGGTTTAAGAAGGCTCTGACTGAAACAGAAGTGAAAATGTCAGGAGATGTGCTAACTACAGACAAGAAAGAGCTAAAGTTACCCAAAGGATCAGTGGAATTGGATATGCAAGCCAGTGAAATGACAACAGATATTTCGCTACAGGGCACTACAGAAATGggagaaagtgagagagatgGCAAAACAGAAATAACAAGTCCACAATTTGGCTCTCCAACAAAATTCAAACTCCCAACAATAAAATTTCCAAAATTTGGATTTTCCACTTCAAAGGTCACTACTGATGCTCCTGATTCTGAGATCAAGGAAATTAAAGGTAGTTCAGTGGATTATGAGATAGAGACATCAAAAGTGGATCAATCAGATGACATCGAATGCAAAACTGCAGAGATTGAAACCCCATCTATTGACATCAACATAAAAGCAAAAGAGATTAATCAAGAGGGACAGGAAACTAAATTTAAACTTCCAAAATTTGGGATTTCGTTACCCAAAGTAAAAGGTCCTGAGGTGACAGTAACtgcaaaagaaataaaaacaggaacaCCTGAGGTGACAGTAACTGCAAAAGAAGTAAAAACAGGAACACCTGAAATTGGGATCACTGAACCAGAAATTAAAATCGCAGCAGATGATGCAAGTCTCCCAAAATTAGACATTGCTTTAGAGGGAAGTTCCAGCCTTGAAAAAACAGAGGTAGAGACAGAGTTGAAAGATGATAACGTTGCTGTTTCAGGTTCTCCAAGTAAATTCAAATTGCCTACTTTTAAAATGCCAAAATTTGGAATGTCAGCACAAAAAACATCTGATGCAAAAGGAAAAGTAGCAGAAGTAAATGTACCAGATACTAAAACTGATCTAAATATTAAAGACAAGCCTTTACAAGTAGAAGTGCCCAAAGATATACACCGAGAGGGTGAAATTAAAGAAACCACTGAACAGCCTCCAGAGGTTGCTGTTAAAAAACTGGAGGGTGACAAAGGCTCCCCAAGTAAATTCAAACTTCCTACTATAAAAATGCCAAAGATGAGCCTTTCAAGAACAAAATCTCAGGATGGAGAAGATGACACAACCATAAAAGCTCATGCTCCAGAAGCTAAAACAGAACcaaaagatgatgcacaaggaTCTGGAAAGTCACCCAGATTTACAATGCCTAGACTTGAGGATGTTCTCAGTGGCTTTGAGGTTGAATTTAATGTTCCAACAATAGAGGAAATGGAAGCACAAATGGACAAACCATCTGTTAAGCAGGATCAGGAGGCTGGAGAAAAAGTCGAGGAAGCAGCAGAACATAAGGACAAAGGAGTGCAGGAGAAATCAAAGTTCAAATTTAAATTCCCAAAATTAGGATTCAGCCAGTCCTCAGATGAAAGTGATAAGTTAGCTGACGCTAAGATTGAAGAAAGTGAAAAACATTTGGAGGCTTCAGCGGATCAGAAATCAGCTGTTAGCAAAGAACaagaaaaaactgaaaaagGAAGCTGGTTCAAGTTCTCATTTTCGTCTCCAACCAAAACTacaaaatctgatgagaaagAAGAAATAATCAAACCGCCTGAAGAGGCTAAGAAGTCTGATGATGTAGAGAAAGAATCCAGCAAGGCACAAGAGGAACCTGAGAAGAACTCGCTCAGCGAGGCTGTGGAAGAAAACATCAGCCCAACTTTATCACTAATGTCATCTGATGCTTTTGCAGATGTAAGTTCTGCATTAACCACTGAGCAGATTGGCCTGTCACAGACCTCTCCTACAAAAGTTAAAGTGAAATATGCGGAACCCACTGCCACCGTTGGGGTCAATGATGTACAAACTAATGTTGTGACTTCCACAGCCAGATGTGAACTGATATCAATGGAGCCTCACCAGCCAGAGAAAGTCAACATCCCATTCTCATCAGATATGTCCTCACCCTCAGTGGACACTCTGAAACAGATGTCAGGGGAAATTCATGTCATCACATCGAACATACAAGCTATACCAGAAACACAGCAAGCTGCAATCCTTACTAATTTAGATGCTCATGGAATTCACACCTCACCATTACAAATAACACTAGGCTCAGACTCAGTGTTGACAGTGGAGGAAACCAGAGTGCAAAGTGGGAAGCAAACATTGGTGGAAAAACATGTTGTGAAAGAAACATTACATGATGATAAAGAGACAATAATTGTGACACAGAGAACACGTGTGTTTGAAGGAGACTCTGCAGAACCCATTTCTGACGAGACGGCTTCCTCGATTCGTAGGCTGAGAGATACGGTACACACTGAGAAAATGAGGTTTTTTGACAGCGTAGAAAAAAGAGAAGAGGTCACAGTTGTGAGCTATGAAACATCTCTAAGACATGTGGATTCCTCTACCGATGAGAATGGGGGGAATTGA